The following are encoded together in the Mumia sp. Pv4-285 genome:
- a CDS encoding branched-chain amino acid ABC transporter permease has protein sequence MGVFAQAVWGSIVTGSLYGLVGVGFVLLFRASKVLSFCQGGFMLLGAFLFYDLVKNEQLPFLVATAITVTLVAMFSAFVYIVVFAKVAAREPFATSVATIGLAGVLQAVVAVRYGTSPLALPDVVGDRSFQVAGATITVADLVSVGITLLVVAAILLILAKTQLGLQMNAVADNPGLSVHLGVSAARIATIAWGLAGLTAAFAGIAFALRSSVDPVGVANIGFFAFPAIILGGLDSVPGALFGGLVLGALQNAVAATLGTDWVDLVAFSVMLAFLMVRPTGLFGKAEVVRL, from the coding sequence GTGGGCGTGTTCGCACAAGCCGTCTGGGGCTCGATAGTCACAGGCTCGCTCTACGGGCTGGTCGGAGTGGGGTTCGTCCTCCTCTTCCGGGCGTCGAAGGTCCTGAGCTTCTGCCAGGGCGGGTTCATGCTCCTCGGCGCCTTCCTCTTCTACGACCTGGTGAAGAACGAACAGCTGCCGTTCCTCGTCGCGACGGCGATCACGGTGACGCTCGTGGCGATGTTCAGTGCGTTCGTCTACATCGTGGTCTTCGCGAAGGTAGCCGCGCGAGAGCCCTTCGCCACCTCGGTCGCCACGATCGGCCTGGCGGGGGTGCTCCAGGCCGTGGTGGCGGTGCGCTACGGCACCAGCCCGCTCGCCCTGCCCGACGTCGTGGGCGACCGTTCGTTCCAGGTCGCCGGCGCCACCATCACGGTCGCCGACCTCGTCTCGGTCGGCATCACGCTGCTCGTCGTCGCCGCGATCCTGCTGATCCTCGCCAAGACACAGCTCGGTCTTCAGATGAACGCCGTCGCCGACAACCCGGGCCTGTCGGTCCACCTGGGCGTGAGCGCGGCGCGGATCGCGACCATCGCGTGGGGCCTGGCAGGACTGACGGCGGCCTTCGCGGGCATCGCCTTCGCGCTGCGGTCGTCGGTGGACCCGGTCGGAGTCGCCAACATCGGCTTCTTCGCCTTCCCCGCGATCATCCTCGGTGGCCTCGACTCGGTGCCGGGAGCGCTCTTCGGAGGGCTCGTCCTCGGCGCGCTGCAGAACGCGGTGGCGGCCACGCTCGGCACGGACTGGGTGGACCTGGTCGCCTTCTCCGTGATGCTCGCCTTCCTGATGGTTCGTCCGACCGGCCTGTTCGGCAAGGCCGAGGTCGTGAGGTTGTGA
- a CDS encoding acyl-CoA dehydrogenase family protein: MRRTLYDQEHEDFRLMVRKFLQDEVVPVYADWEDEGLVPRSFFERLGELGVMGLTIPEQYGGAGEASYRFGAVLSEEVSAALVATGPLRCHLDVVLPYFLAYANDEQRQRWFPGLAAGHLLTAVAMTEPGAGSDLSAIRTRARRDGDAYVLDGAKTFITGGMLADLTIVVARTSDEENPRQGLSLLVVESGMDGFTRSGPMKKLGMHVQDTAELFFDGVRVPVTNLLGEEGRAFEHLGNNLPKERLGIAVTAVANAKAAVELAKAYVQDRRAFGKRIAEFQNTRFELASVTTELDAAQLMVDHGVAELDEGRLSPVDAAKIKLFATEVQGRAIDRCLQLFGGYGYMAEYPISRLYADARVTRIYGGTSEVMRTIIAKSLGI, from the coding sequence ATGCGCAGAACGCTCTACGACCAGGAGCACGAGGACTTCCGCCTGATGGTGCGCAAGTTCCTCCAGGACGAGGTCGTGCCCGTCTACGCCGACTGGGAGGACGAGGGCCTCGTTCCTCGCTCGTTCTTCGAGCGGCTCGGCGAGCTCGGGGTGATGGGACTCACGATCCCGGAGCAGTACGGCGGCGCCGGCGAGGCGAGCTATCGCTTCGGCGCGGTGCTGAGCGAGGAAGTCTCGGCGGCACTCGTCGCCACCGGCCCGTTGCGGTGCCACCTCGACGTCGTCCTGCCGTACTTCCTGGCGTACGCGAACGACGAGCAGCGGCAGAGGTGGTTCCCCGGCCTCGCCGCGGGGCATCTCCTGACCGCCGTGGCGATGACCGAGCCCGGCGCCGGATCCGACCTGTCGGCGATCCGCACGCGCGCCCGCCGCGACGGCGACGCGTATGTCCTCGACGGGGCGAAAACCTTCATCACCGGCGGCATGCTGGCCGATCTCACGATCGTGGTCGCACGCACCTCCGACGAGGAGAACCCTCGCCAGGGCCTCTCGCTCCTCGTCGTCGAGTCCGGCATGGACGGATTCACCCGCAGCGGCCCGATGAAGAAGCTGGGCATGCACGTCCAGGACACCGCTGAGCTCTTCTTCGACGGCGTACGCGTCCCGGTCACGAACCTCCTCGGTGAGGAAGGCCGCGCGTTCGAGCACCTGGGCAACAACCTTCCCAAGGAGCGGCTCGGCATCGCCGTGACGGCTGTGGCCAACGCGAAGGCCGCGGTCGAGCTCGCCAAGGCCTACGTCCAGGACCGGAGGGCCTTCGGCAAGCGCATCGCCGAGTTCCAGAACACCCGTTTCGAGCTGGCGTCGGTGACGACTGAGCTCGACGCCGCTCAGCTGATGGTCGACCACGGCGTCGCCGAGCTGGACGAGGGGCGCCTGTCGCCGGTCGACGCAGCGAAGATCAAGCTCTTCGCGACGGAGGTGCAGGGTCGCGCGATCGATCGGTGCCTCCAGCTGTTCGGCGGCTACGGCTACATGGCCGAGTACCCGATCTCGCGGTTGTACGCCGACGCGCGCGTCACCCGCATCTACGGCGGCACCAGTGAGGTCATGCGCACGATCATCGCGAAGTCGCTAGGAATCTGA
- a CDS encoding SDR family NAD(P)-dependent oxidoreductase: protein MTARRVALVTGAARGQGLAVVRTLLDDGYAVVACDVLADELVSTVEPLPRDAVLAQRLDVTSADEWQEAIAAVRERFGRLDGLVSNAGILHRSPLLEEDPADFERAWRVNTLGLLLALQTCVPLLREGTAPAVVVTASNAAMRPFAEHAGYGASKWGARGLAQSAAVELAELGIRVNTLLPGAIATPMLPEASIPRISSWVPLGRPGRTDEIASVVSFLLSEQASYLTGAEILVDGGQLLRTHL, encoded by the coding sequence ATGACCGCACGTCGGGTCGCGCTGGTGACCGGAGCGGCACGCGGACAAGGGCTGGCCGTGGTGCGGACGCTGCTGGACGACGGATACGCCGTGGTCGCCTGCGACGTGCTCGCGGACGAGCTTGTGAGTACGGTCGAGCCGCTGCCCCGCGACGCGGTGCTCGCGCAGCGGCTCGATGTGACCTCGGCCGACGAGTGGCAGGAAGCGATCGCCGCCGTCCGTGAGCGGTTCGGCCGTCTGGACGGCCTCGTGAGCAACGCCGGGATCCTGCACCGCTCACCGCTGCTCGAGGAGGATCCCGCCGACTTCGAGCGTGCATGGCGGGTCAACACCCTCGGTCTCCTGCTCGCCCTCCAGACGTGCGTCCCTTTGCTGCGTGAAGGCACGGCGCCGGCGGTCGTCGTCACCGCGAGCAACGCCGCGATGCGTCCCTTCGCCGAGCACGCCGGCTACGGGGCGTCGAAGTGGGGAGCCCGCGGCTTGGCGCAGAGCGCTGCGGTCGAGCTTGCCGAGCTCGGGATCCGCGTCAACACCCTGCTCCCGGGAGCGATCGCGACACCGATGCTTCCCGAGGCGAGCATCCCCAGGATCTCGTCGTGGGTGCCTCTCGGGCGACCGGGTCGCACCGACGAGATCGCGTCCGTCGTCTCCTTCCTGCTCTCCGAGCAGGCTTCCTATCTCACCGGCGCCGAGATCCTCGTCGACGGTGGCCAGCTGCTGAGGACCCACCTATGA
- a CDS encoding enoyl-CoA hydratase/isomerase family protein, which produces MPQDVITVEVDDTIAVVTLNRPDSLNSSNPDLHARLATIWDDVAAIDGLRAVVLTGAGQAFSAGGDFGLLDRMVKDPQLRDEVMAEAAAIVRAIVEFPLPLIAAVNGPAVGLGASVAGFADLVVMAEDAFFADPHVSLGLVAGDGSVMTWPQHMGLQRAKEWILLGGRMSAEEALRVGLANRVAPSGEALKQALELARRVAAMPPQSVRETLRALDKPLRDRLDGDLAAVLGAETRSFDEPEFQANLGRLISRSSR; this is translated from the coding sequence ATGCCCCAGGACGTCATCACCGTCGAGGTGGACGACACGATCGCCGTCGTCACTCTCAACCGGCCCGACTCGCTCAACTCGTCGAACCCCGACCTGCACGCGCGGCTCGCGACGATCTGGGACGACGTCGCTGCGATCGACGGTCTCCGCGCCGTCGTCCTGACCGGCGCCGGGCAAGCGTTCTCGGCCGGCGGCGACTTCGGGCTGCTCGACCGGATGGTGAAGGACCCCCAGCTGCGGGACGAAGTGATGGCTGAGGCCGCGGCGATCGTGCGTGCGATCGTCGAGTTCCCCCTCCCCCTGATCGCCGCCGTCAACGGCCCCGCGGTGGGCCTCGGCGCCAGCGTGGCCGGGTTCGCCGACCTGGTCGTCATGGCGGAGGACGCGTTCTTCGCTGATCCTCACGTCTCGCTCGGGCTCGTCGCGGGCGACGGGTCGGTCATGACGTGGCCACAGCACATGGGCCTGCAGCGCGCAAAGGAGTGGATCCTGCTCGGCGGGCGCATGTCGGCCGAAGAGGCCCTCCGCGTCGGTCTGGCCAACCGGGTCGCACCGTCGGGCGAGGCGCTCAAGCAGGCGCTCGAGCTGGCCCGTCGCGTCGCGGCGATGCCGCCCCAGTCCGTACGCGAAACCTTGCGAGCGCTCGACAAGCCGTTGCGCGACCGGCTCGACGGCGATCTCGCCGCCGTGCTCGGCGCCGAGACCCGGTCGTTCGACGAGCCCGAGTTCCAGGCCAACCTCGGGCGCCTGATCAGCCGCTCCAGTCGGTAG
- a CDS encoding acetyl-CoA C-acetyltransferase, whose protein sequence is MPDAVIVASARTPIGRAHKGSLVDARADDLAATVVQAALDKVPGLAPEAIEDLYIGASNHTGEQSQNLGRRVAVLLGRDDLPAVTVNRACASSIQTTRMAFHAIRAGEGEAFLSVGAESVSRYRPAPAGTEHPDFAAAQDRTSLRATGGGGTWGDPREEGDLPDYYIPMGQTAENVAELCGISRADQDAFALRSQQRYAAAEAAGSHSRLIAPVKLADGTWMEHDDSPRPGTTLDGLSQLKPVFRPDGTVTAGNSCPLNDGAAALVVVSDTIAATLDAPVQARVIGTAASGLSPEIMGLGPVDATERVLARCGLTTDDLDVIEINEAFAAQVVASQRALGLDEDKVNVNGGAIALGHPFGMTGARLIGQAMQILHENDAELALVTLCVGMGQGMAIVLERVG, encoded by the coding sequence GTGCCAGACGCCGTCATCGTCGCATCCGCCCGTACGCCCATCGGGCGCGCTCACAAGGGCTCGTTGGTCGATGCCCGCGCCGACGACCTTGCGGCCACAGTCGTCCAGGCGGCGCTCGACAAGGTGCCCGGGCTCGCCCCCGAGGCGATCGAGGACCTCTATATCGGAGCCTCCAACCACACCGGCGAGCAGTCGCAGAACCTCGGACGACGGGTCGCGGTCCTCCTGGGGCGTGACGATCTGCCCGCGGTCACGGTCAACCGCGCCTGCGCCTCGTCGATCCAGACCACGCGCATGGCGTTCCACGCGATCCGCGCCGGGGAGGGCGAGGCGTTCCTCTCGGTCGGGGCCGAGAGCGTCTCGCGCTACCGACCTGCACCGGCGGGCACCGAGCACCCGGACTTCGCCGCCGCGCAGGACCGGACCTCGCTCCGGGCGACCGGTGGCGGCGGCACGTGGGGAGACCCGCGCGAGGAGGGCGATCTGCCCGACTACTACATCCCGATGGGACAGACCGCCGAGAACGTCGCCGAGCTGTGCGGCATCAGCCGCGCCGACCAGGACGCCTTCGCCCTGCGATCGCAGCAACGGTACGCCGCAGCCGAGGCAGCCGGCTCCCACTCCCGACTGATCGCCCCCGTCAAGCTCGCCGACGGCACGTGGATGGAGCATGACGACTCTCCGCGGCCCGGCACCACGCTCGACGGCCTGTCGCAGCTGAAGCCGGTCTTCCGCCCGGACGGCACCGTCACCGCCGGCAACAGCTGTCCGCTCAACGACGGCGCTGCGGCACTCGTCGTGGTGAGCGACACGATCGCCGCCACCCTCGACGCGCCGGTCCAGGCGCGCGTCATCGGCACCGCCGCATCGGGCCTCTCCCCCGAGATCATGGGTCTCGGTCCGGTTGACGCCACCGAGCGGGTGCTGGCCCGGTGCGGCCTGACGACAGACGACCTCGACGTCATCGAGATCAACGAGGCGTTCGCCGCGCAGGTGGTGGCGTCGCAACGTGCACTCGGACTCGACGAGGACAAGGTGAACGTCAACGGCGGAGCCATCGCGCTCGGCCACCCGTTCGGCATGACCGGCGCGCGCCTGATCGGTCAGGCGATGCAGATCCTCCATGAGAACGACGCGGAGCTCGCGCTCGTGACGCTCTGCGTCGGCATGGGCCAGGGAATGGCGATCGTGCTCGAACGAGTCGGCTGA
- a CDS encoding enoyl-CoA hydratase-related protein — protein MEIVATGTDDVTASLDDGVLVVTLDRPEVRNALSLPLLEGLAAALDVASGSAEVRALVLTGARGAFCAGGDVGLMAAGRSIFGAADDPDGRATAQADLQRRTVVRLRELAKPTIAMIPGPAVGAGLALALACDVRYAASSAVLMTGFGRVGLAGDFGCSWLLHDLVGRAVARELLYSSAAVPADVALARGLVNGVHPDDELVEQTMRVARRFARVPAPAVAVMAATSDLVPALSFAEACDRDAEEHVRLTATPEHRALVQALVARR, from the coding sequence GTGGAGATCGTCGCCACCGGGACCGACGACGTGACAGCGTCATTGGATGACGGTGTCCTGGTCGTCACCCTCGACCGCCCCGAGGTGCGCAACGCCCTCTCGCTCCCGCTGCTCGAAGGACTGGCCGCGGCGCTGGACGTCGCCTCCGGGTCGGCCGAGGTTCGAGCACTGGTGCTGACCGGTGCCCGTGGCGCTTTCTGCGCGGGTGGCGACGTCGGCCTGATGGCGGCTGGGCGGAGCATCTTCGGTGCGGCCGACGATCCAGACGGCCGCGCGACCGCCCAGGCAGATCTCCAACGCCGCACCGTGGTGAGGCTGCGCGAGCTCGCGAAGCCGACGATCGCGATGATCCCGGGGCCGGCGGTGGGCGCGGGTCTGGCATTGGCGCTCGCCTGCGACGTCCGCTACGCCGCGAGCTCCGCGGTGCTGATGACCGGGTTCGGGCGCGTGGGCCTCGCGGGAGACTTCGGCTGCAGCTGGCTGCTGCACGACCTCGTGGGTCGAGCGGTCGCGCGGGAGCTGCTCTACTCCTCCGCGGCCGTCCCCGCCGACGTCGCGCTCGCGCGCGGACTCGTGAACGGAGTCCATCCCGACGACGAGCTCGTGGAGCAGACGATGCGAGTCGCACGACGGTTCGCGCGGGTGCCGGCTCCGGCGGTTGCGGTGATGGCGGCGACCTCCGACCTCGTACCAGCCCTCTCGTTCGCCGAGGCGTGCGACCGTGACGCCGAGGAGCACGTACGACTCACCGCCACGCCCGAGCACCGAGCACTCGTGCAAGCCCTGGTGGCTCGCCGATGA
- a CDS encoding nuclear transport factor 2 family protein, whose protein sequence is MDSNTIADVIEIQQLLARYAVRMTQHDVEGVVGVFAPGGTYSAFGDIYDTTDFPLLMDAAPRGHYTTGIPLLEIDGDTATGVQTLSFVAQTDHAMRIGYYTDTYTRTTDGWRLQTRAMTFLRRDGSQNSGKAHDPLRPAPTSSAS, encoded by the coding sequence ATGGACAGCAACACCATCGCGGACGTCATCGAGATCCAGCAGCTGCTGGCCCGCTACGCAGTCCGCATGACCCAGCACGATGTCGAGGGTGTCGTCGGCGTCTTCGCCCCCGGCGGAACGTACAGCGCCTTCGGAGACATCTACGACACGACGGACTTCCCCCTTCTCATGGACGCAGCGCCGCGCGGCCACTACACCACGGGCATCCCTCTCCTCGAGATCGACGGCGACACCGCCACCGGCGTACAGACGCTGTCGTTCGTCGCGCAGACCGACCACGCGATGCGGATCGGCTACTACACCGACACCTACACCCGGACGACAGACGGTTGGCGGCTGCAGACCCGTGCGATGACGTTCCTGCGCCGCGACGGCTCGCAGAACTCCGGGAAGGCGCACGACCCGCTGCGGCCGGCACCGACCAGCTCCGCGAGCTGA
- a CDS encoding TetR/AcrR family transcriptional regulator, protein MVDSTPRSAKGRRTRVRLFEAGKTVFERDGFLQARISDISAEAGVSHGSFYHYFDSKETLFREIAEQVEVRLVGMDDLTLEGEQPPAVERIRAANRSYLRAYKKEAKIMRVIEEVSRYDAEVQAVRKRRDDHLASRMESSIAKLQKKGLADARVDVRYAATALGSMVARFAEEMFIRGGDFEINEAVEQLTLLWCNALGISSDET, encoded by the coding sequence ATGGTCGACAGCACACCGCGATCCGCGAAAGGCCGCCGCACCCGCGTGCGCCTCTTCGAAGCCGGCAAGACGGTGTTCGAGCGCGACGGATTCCTTCAGGCCAGGATCAGCGACATCTCTGCTGAGGCTGGAGTCTCGCACGGTTCCTTCTACCACTACTTCGACTCCAAAGAGACGCTCTTCCGCGAGATCGCCGAGCAGGTCGAGGTTCGCCTGGTCGGGATGGACGACCTGACCCTCGAGGGCGAGCAGCCGCCGGCCGTCGAACGGATCCGGGCCGCCAACCGCTCCTACCTTCGCGCCTACAAGAAGGAAGCGAAGATCATGCGGGTGATCGAGGAGGTCAGCCGCTACGACGCCGAGGTCCAGGCCGTGCGCAAGCGCCGCGACGACCACCTCGCGTCCCGGATGGAGTCCTCGATCGCCAAGCTGCAGAAGAAGGGGCTGGCCGACGCGCGCGTCGACGTCCGGTACGCCGCCACGGCCCTCGGCAGCATGGTCGCGCGGTTCGCCGAGGAGATGTTCATCCGCGGGGGCGACTTCGAGATCAATGAGGCGGTCGAGCAGCTGACGCTCCTGTGGTGCAACGCGCTCGGCATCAGCTCCGACGAGACCTGA
- a CDS encoding nuclear transport factor 2 family protein has product MSTLMADYAVRVDSRDADGWADIFIPDGVLTFAGKRVEGREALAAFAAASPPGIHLGGSPTIADDGEILSVRSQFVFVPADGSRVLAGSYHDRVLDDGTTARLVERAIEIVASMKPGRAATG; this is encoded by the coding sequence GTGAGCACGCTGATGGCGGACTACGCCGTACGCGTGGACTCTCGAGACGCCGATGGTTGGGCGGACATCTTCATCCCTGACGGGGTACTCACGTTCGCAGGCAAGCGGGTCGAGGGGCGTGAGGCGCTGGCAGCGTTCGCCGCCGCGTCGCCGCCCGGGATCCACCTCGGCGGATCGCCGACGATCGCCGACGACGGCGAGATCCTGAGCGTCCGCTCGCAGTTCGTCTTCGTCCCGGCCGACGGGTCGAGGGTGCTCGCCGGCTCGTACCACGACCGCGTGCTCGACGACGGGACGACCGCCCGACTGGTCGAGCGTGCGATCGAGATCGTGGCTTCGATGAAGCCCGGCCGCGCTGCGACGGGGTGA
- a CDS encoding CoA transferase, with the protein MGPLTAPLSGITVVAFEQAVSAPYATRVLADLGARVIKVERPGTGDFTRWFDEDAGGLATHFVWLNRNKESIALDVKDPAARPTLEALLDRADVVVQNLAPGAAARLGLDAESLVAARPHQVAVDISGYGHDGPHAHRRAYDLLVQAESGSCASTGWPGRPARPAIPSADVGSGLMTAVSVLAALQARHEHGRGAALHINMFDVSADFLGFSLLHALYTGQERPPHGMSSPTVAPYGSYPTRDGRSVVLGTTNDGEWQRLTRDLIERDDLAEDPEYATNDQRWRHTDAINAEIRRWTVEHDAEEICARADRAGIGSAVLRSVPEAARHPEIVARDRWAQVDSPVGPVSSLRAPFESTTWEQPLAAVPGLGQHTDTILAELGLSAPGPAADISIDRLRDGLERWAAAEPSRIALVDDARSWTYGELEHAVAVAVGRLRRSGARPGRAVLIVAPVSAAAVTAYLAVLRTGATAVLLDRRCGIADVRHALEALGADLVVSTRDLVTSLDLDQLGAAVLDLDHLGAVGDPDRRWVEPDPSMRASVFFTSGTTSRPKAVLHSLRSIGAGARNMATALSFTAADSAFLSSPVASITGIMHVHLAIDTGGSLVLEDRFDPEPSLRRVLGHGCTTLGGAPIIAEELFREARRRELERLPIRAVALGGAMIPRDLLELATDRWGIVVSRVYGSSEAPVATFSLPSDTGDARLANDGAPGPGSEVAIAPSGEVLLRGPMLFLGYADANDNTDAFTTDGWFRTGDLGRLERDEVDRDRLVITGRLKEVVVRKGMKISLPEIDAAARLLRGIEEATAYAVPDPETGEHLALAVLPQAGTTVSLGSITEQLRAAGLAKGKLPEEVVVWESPLPRTATGKVRRGALAGGGVRRIVAERLQHPGGATT; encoded by the coding sequence GTGGGCCCCCTGACCGCCCCTTTGAGCGGCATCACCGTCGTCGCCTTCGAGCAGGCGGTGTCGGCGCCGTACGCCACCCGTGTCCTCGCCGACCTCGGCGCGCGGGTGATCAAGGTGGAACGACCCGGCACCGGTGACTTCACACGCTGGTTCGACGAGGACGCCGGCGGACTTGCGACCCATTTCGTGTGGCTCAACCGCAACAAGGAGTCGATCGCGCTCGACGTCAAGGACCCCGCGGCTCGTCCGACGCTCGAGGCGCTGCTCGACCGGGCCGACGTCGTGGTCCAGAACCTCGCGCCGGGCGCGGCTGCTCGTCTCGGACTCGACGCCGAGAGTCTCGTCGCGGCTCGCCCGCACCAGGTCGCGGTCGACATCTCGGGCTACGGCCACGACGGACCCCACGCCCACCGGCGGGCGTACGACCTGCTGGTCCAGGCCGAGTCCGGCTCGTGCGCCTCGACGGGCTGGCCCGGGCGACCGGCGCGGCCGGCGATCCCTTCGGCGGACGTGGGAAGCGGACTGATGACAGCGGTGTCCGTGCTCGCCGCCCTCCAGGCACGGCACGAGCACGGCCGCGGGGCCGCACTGCACATCAACATGTTCGACGTCTCCGCGGACTTCCTTGGCTTCTCCCTGCTGCACGCGCTGTACACGGGTCAGGAGCGGCCGCCGCACGGGATGAGCTCACCCACGGTCGCCCCGTACGGCTCGTACCCGACGCGAGACGGCCGCTCGGTCGTGCTCGGCACCACGAACGACGGAGAGTGGCAGCGCCTCACGCGGGACCTGATCGAGCGCGACGACCTGGCCGAGGATCCCGAGTACGCGACGAACGACCAGCGCTGGCGCCACACCGACGCGATCAACGCCGAGATCCGCCGGTGGACCGTCGAGCACGACGCCGAGGAGATCTGCGCGCGTGCGGACCGGGCCGGGATCGGCAGCGCCGTCCTGCGCAGCGTTCCCGAGGCGGCACGTCACCCGGAGATCGTCGCGCGAGACCGGTGGGCGCAGGTCGACTCCCCAGTGGGCCCGGTCTCCAGCCTGCGCGCGCCGTTCGAGTCGACCACGTGGGAGCAGCCGCTCGCGGCCGTCCCCGGTCTCGGTCAACACACTGACACGATCCTCGCCGAGCTCGGCCTGTCGGCACCAGGTCCCGCCGCGGACATCTCGATCGACCGGTTGCGTGACGGTCTCGAGCGCTGGGCGGCCGCGGAGCCGTCACGGATCGCGCTCGTCGACGACGCCCGTTCGTGGACGTACGGCGAGCTCGAGCACGCCGTGGCGGTCGCCGTCGGCCGGCTGCGGCGCTCGGGCGCGAGGCCGGGACGTGCCGTCCTCATCGTGGCCCCGGTCTCGGCTGCCGCTGTCACCGCCTACCTCGCTGTTCTCCGGACCGGCGCCACCGCCGTGCTCCTGGACCGCAGGTGTGGGATCGCCGACGTTCGACACGCGCTCGAAGCGCTCGGTGCCGATCTCGTCGTGTCGACCCGGGATCTCGTCACGAGTCTCGATCTCGACCAGTTGGGGGCAGCGGTGCTCGACCTCGACCATCTGGGCGCGGTCGGCGACCCGGACCGTAGGTGGGTGGAGCCGGATCCGTCGATGCGAGCGTCGGTGTTCTTCACGTCCGGCACCACCAGTCGTCCGAAGGCGGTGCTCCACAGCCTGAGGTCGATCGGCGCGGGGGCACGCAACATGGCGACGGCCTTGTCATTCACTGCGGCTGACTCGGCCTTCCTCAGCAGCCCGGTCGCGAGCATCACCGGGATCATGCACGTCCACCTCGCCATCGACACCGGCGGCAGCCTCGTCCTCGAAGACCGCTTCGATCCTGAACCGTCTCTGCGGCGGGTGCTCGGCCACGGGTGCACGACGCTCGGGGGCGCGCCGATCATCGCGGAGGAGCTCTTCCGAGAGGCCCGGCGGCGCGAGCTCGAGCGCCTGCCGATCCGAGCCGTCGCACTCGGGGGCGCGATGATCCCGCGCGACCTGCTGGAGCTCGCGACGGACCGGTGGGGAATCGTCGTGAGCCGCGTGTACGGCTCGTCCGAGGCTCCCGTCGCGACCTTCTCCCTTCCCTCCGACACGGGTGATGCACGACTCGCGAACGACGGCGCGCCGGGGCCCGGCTCCGAAGTCGCGATCGCCCCCTCCGGCGAGGTGCTCCTCCGTGGTCCGATGCTGTTCCTGGGGTACGCCGACGCGAACGACAACACCGACGCCTTCACGACCGACGGGTGGTTCCGGACCGGTGACCTGGGGCGGCTCGAGCGCGACGAGGTCGACCGTGACCGGCTGGTGATCACCGGACGGCTCAAGGAGGTCGTGGTCCGCAAGGGGATGAAGATCTCCCTGCCCGAGATCGACGCGGCGGCCCGGCTGCTTCGCGGGATCGAGGAGGCAACCGCGTACGCCGTGCCGGATCCCGAGACGGGCGAGCACCTCGCCCTTGCCGTCCTCCCCCAGGCCGGGACGACGGTCTCGCTCGGGTCGATCACCGAGCAGCTGCGCGCCGCAGGGCTCGCCAAGGGCAAGCTTCCGGAGGAGGTCGTGGTGTGGGAGTCGCCCCTGCCCCGCACCGCCACCGGGAAGGTCCGACGCGGAGCCCTCGCCGGTGGAGGCGTACGCCGGATCGTCGCCGAGCGGCTTCAACACCCTGGCGGTGCAACCACGTGA
- a CDS encoding LLM class flavin-dependent oxidoreductase: MTMRISIHSSTTNHGSVAQVVDEVSRVGRTGLAGYWAPMLNGLDTLTALAVAASRVEDVEIATAVAPIPLRTPYALAQQALTVQEVSGGRLTLGLGTSHKDLAERLFAAEWGSPMATMRSYLAELRSLLGGEQPERLQPRAPAPQVVLGAVNPVMAGFAAEQADGVVTWASGLRTVEQVIVAAAAGRTEPFRIVTALPLCVTDDVDAARAAIHRKLGANDALPSYQRVLEREGADGVAALSLVGDEATVAGQLHRFADAGVTEFAAHVVARGDDDERTWRFLGGLAAQGR, from the coding sequence ATGACGATGCGCATCTCGATCCACTCCTCGACCACCAACCACGGCAGCGTCGCGCAGGTCGTGGACGAGGTCTCGAGGGTCGGTCGGACAGGACTTGCGGGCTACTGGGCGCCGATGCTGAACGGCCTCGACACCCTCACCGCGCTCGCGGTGGCGGCGAGCCGGGTCGAGGACGTCGAGATCGCGACGGCCGTCGCTCCGATTCCCCTCCGCACGCCGTATGCGCTCGCGCAGCAAGCGCTGACCGTGCAGGAAGTGTCCGGAGGTCGCTTGACCCTCGGGCTCGGGACGTCGCACAAAGATCTGGCCGAACGCCTGTTCGCGGCCGAGTGGGGCTCGCCGATGGCCACGATGCGCTCGTATCTCGCCGAGCTGCGCAGTCTGCTCGGTGGCGAGCAGCCCGAGCGGCTGCAGCCGAGGGCGCCTGCGCCGCAGGTCGTGCTCGGCGCGGTCAACCCGGTCATGGCGGGGTTCGCTGCCGAGCAGGCGGACGGCGTGGTCACGTGGGCCTCCGGACTGCGCACTGTCGAGCAGGTCATCGTGGCGGCGGCCGCCGGCCGTACGGAGCCGTTCCGGATCGTGACCGCGCTCCCGCTGTGCGTGACCGACGACGTCGACGCGGCCCGCGCGGCGATCCACCGCAAGCTCGGCGCGAACGACGCGCTGCCGTCGTACCAGCGAGTGCTGGAGCGCGAAGGTGCCGACGGTGTCGCGGCCCTGTCCCTCGTCGGCGATGAGGCGACCGTCGCCGGCCAGCTGCACCGGTTCGCCGACGCGGGCGTCACCGAGTTTGCGGCCCACGTCGTGGCGCGAGGGGACGACGACGAACGCACCTGGCGGTTCCTCGGTGGTCTCGCAGCGCAAGGACGTTGA